One Torulaspora globosa chromosome 5, complete sequence DNA window includes the following coding sequences:
- the VPS53 gene encoding Vps53p (ancestral locus Anc_5.245) — protein MISNDLNYDPFEDLATILSARESLDEIDRLIHATRKYKTDLETEILKDREDESSSEQITNVEFDFEKIFREIEETRSFASSTQSTISGLTEGISHLDNAKRNLIQCMTLFQNLKILTDSYVQCKSLLEGDNYKEAASSFKIMSSLAETTFRPYKSVDEINKLLNSISRLRMDTYESIKRSYGKALGGKVPEGHSLERELREGACDLLESGTSGKTQIIDWCVSKLLYEMREIFQVDDEAGSLENISRRFIYYKKVLNNYNTSFARFFPQEWEIPLRMTRSFYESTRKDLQILLKNQLLHDKNSSIDLFMRALQDTLDFEKYIDVRFSRKLRETSLSACFEPYISLWISHQDKLMEEKMLSYMSAGTVDFSNNSLVIPSSADLFRTYRSVLSQTFELIENKTDEKILLALATFFTKWLVTYSNKILKPLLLPDNVDIHNKEETIKYTVALINTADYCSTTIDQLEEKLTAVNQNSSRISDAFISVKNLYGELLTSGTNLLLNRILKLDLDFAWKEFYNTDWAHVLVEDYSRYAVTLRNVLSFSSSDASLSTKPALEMILTQFNRDVYCWNFLDKVIELIAHEFTGHIIRLLQRTPPLCNLGSPRKFDPQRVINIGEQLLLDLELLKHTLLTLPDSVASVTNSSQSASFKRVRKHMDVDLDRILQFIKLLVIPVDSADDYSETYKQLTNGNYNSSVWAFVLSLKGVPWDLALWKQHWSAFDLDSDEQTGNDEGKDILIFQWNVQLIRQFEFNMGRVQDPAWSKFIKNDLKISTPSRTPSRTQFRNPVIQTDLRQQQPQSQPKSPVANVKNLVSNSRFFNRGF, from the coding sequence ATGATATCTAATGATTTAAACTATGACCCTTTCGAAGATTTAGCAACCATCCTATCAGCTAGAGAATCCCTTGATGAGATCGATCGTTTGATTCACGCTACAAGAAAGTATAAAACGGATTTAGAGACAGAAATTCTGAAGGATAGGGAGGATGAAAGTTCGTCCGAACAGATCACTAACGTTGAATTCGATTTCGAGAAGATCTTTCGGGAGATTGAGGAGACTAGATCGTTTGCGTCCTCCACTCAATCGACGATCTCAGGGCTCACAGAAGGAATCTCTCATTTGGACAATGCTAAAAGGAACTTGATCCAATGTATGACGCTTTTtcagaatttgaagatacTGACAGACTCTTATGTTCAGTGCAAAAGCCTACTCGAGGGCGACAATTATAAGGAGGCGGcgtcttctttcaaaatcatgAGTTCTTTGGCAGAAACAACTTTTAGGCCTTACAAATCTGTGGATGAAATAAACAAGTTGCTAAACTCCATTTCAAGGCTGCGAATGGACACTTATGAGAGTATAAAACGAAGCTACGGTAAAGCGCTAGGTGGTAAAGTGCCCGAGGGGCACAGTCTAGAGCGGGAACTTCGAGAAGGCGCCTGTGATCTGCTCGAGTCTGGGACCAGCGGCAAAACCCAGATTATCGATTGGTGTGTTAGTAAACTGCTCTATGAAATGCGGGAGATTTTCCAAGTTGACGACGAAGCTGGATCTTTGGAAAACATATCACGAAGGTTCATCTATTACAAGAAGGTCCTGAACAACTACAACACATCTTTTGCCAGGTTCTTTCCCCAGGAATGGGAAATCCCTTTGAGGATGACGCGCTCATTTTATGAGTCGACGAGAAAGGACTTGCAAATTTTACTCAAgaatcagcttcttcacGATAAGAATTCatcaattgatcttttcatgCGTGCATTGCAGGACACCTTGGATTTCGAGAAGTATATAGACGTGAGATTCTCCAGAAAGCTTCGAGAAACCAGCCTTTCGGCTTGTTTTGAGCCGTACATATCTCTGTGGATTTCTCACCAGGACAAGCTGATGGAGGAGAAAATGTTATCTTATATGTCTGCTGGTACCGTGGATTTTTCAAACAACTCATTGGTTATTCCCTCGAGCGCTGATTTGTTTAGGACTTACCGGTCTGTTCTCAGTCAGACTTTTGAACTAATCGAAAACAAGACGGATGAAAAGATTCTGCTAGCACTGGCCACGTTCTTCACCAAATGGCTAGTCACGTATTCAAACAAGATCCTAAAGCCTTTGCTCTTGCCAGATAATGTCGATATCCATAACAAAGAGGAAACGATCAAATATACGGTCGCTTTGATAAACACAGCAGATTATTGTTCAACTACCATCGACCAGTTGGAGGAGAAGCTGACTGCGGTTAACCAAAATTCAAGTAGAATCTCCGACGCATTTATCAGCGTCAAAAACCTTTACGGAGAATTATTAACAAGCGGTACAAATTTACTACTAAATCGCATTCTCAAGCTGGACCTGGATTTCGCCTGGAAGGAATTCTACAACACGGATTGGGCACATGTGCTTGTGGAAGATTACAGTCGCTATGCGGTAACCTTGAGGAATGTGCTctccttttcatcatctgaTGCCAGCTTGAGCACAAAGCCTGCTCTAGAAATGATCTTGACTCAGTTTAATAGAGACGTGTATTGCTGGAACTTTTTGGACAAAGTTATTGAACTCATTGCGCATGAATTTACAGGACATATAATACGCTTGCTGCAGCGTACTCCACCGCTCTGTAACTTAGGCTCGCCTCGAAAATTCGATCCTCAGAGAGTCATCAACATCGGAGAGCAACTATTACTGGATCTTGAACTGCTGAAGCACACCCTCTTGACTCTTCCCGATTCAGTGGCTAGCGTGACTAACAGCTCCCAATCTGCATCATTCAAGAGGGTACGAAAACATATGGACGTCGACTTGGATCGCATTTTGCAATTTATCAAATTGTTGGTTATCCCCGTCGATTCTGCAGACGATTATTCTGAGACATACAAACAACTAACAAATGGCAACTACAACTCTTCGGTTTGGGCCTTTGTCTTAAGTCTGAAGGGTGTCCCATGGGATTTGGCATTGTGGAAACAGCACTGGAGTGCGTTTGATCTGGATAGTGACGAACAGACTGGTAATGACGAGGGAAAAGATATTTTAATTTTCCAGTGGAATGTGCAGTTAATTCGCCAATTCGAATTCAACATGGGACGTGTGCAAGATCCCGCCTGGAgcaaattcatcaagaatgatCTCAAAATTTCTACACCATCAAGAACTCCCTCTAGGACGCAGTTCAGGAACCCCGTTATTCAGACTGATCTACGgcaacagcagccgcaGTCTCAACCAAAATCGCCTGTCGCAAACGTGAAGAACCTAGTATCAAACTCGAGATTTTTCAATagaggattttga
- the BET4 gene encoding Rab geranylgeranyltransferase BET4 (ancestral locus Anc_5.243), giving the protein MHGVKRKQWTQELLKQKRIQDQRKIASYRELVDEVLKLRDDGCFTNESLKATTRLLQANPEFNAIWNYRREIVDRLAPSLDSGFWNDELMFTLVLLKQYPKVYWIWNHRIWTLQHHSDRTTTVWENELAMVSKLLQLDARNFHGWHYRRLILNKLEKLTSRNRDADELQYVTQNINKDISNYSAWHQRASLISSLFDNHEIADERKFILDEFAYITNAIFTDAEDQSVWFYTKWFIKYVNVSKVLGHGEYIRQLQDLKSNIIAINQDDVEFSGKENNWCLKILIFIEGIEQELGLQIESHSEAYLKQLIIADPLRKNRYLSLIAKRT; this is encoded by the exons ATG CACGGTGTCAAGAGGAAGCAATGGACTCAAgagcttctgaagcagaaaagaattcaggatcaaagaaagataGCAAGCTACAGAGAACTAGTTGATGAAGTTTTGAAATTGCGAGACGATGGCTGCTTCACTAATGAGTCCCTGAAGGCGACGACCAGATTGCTGCAAGCGAATCCAGAATTCAATGCGATTTGGAATTACAGAAGGGAGATCGTTGATAGACTAGCTCCATCGCTGGATTCTGGATTCTGGAATGACGAGCTCATGTTTACTCTAGTGCTTTTGAAGCAATATCCCAAGGTGTATTGGATTTGGAACCATAGAATATGGACTTTACAACACCATAGTGATCGCACAACCACTGTCTGGGAGAATGAACTGGCTATGGTAAGCAAGCTATTGCAACTAGATGCAAGAAACTTTCATGGATGGCACTATAGAAGGCTCATCCTCAATAAGCTCGAGAAACTAACGAGTCGTAATAGAGATGCGGACGAGTTACAGTATGTCACACAGAATATTAACAAGGACATATCTAATTACTCAGCATGGCACCAAAGGGCATCACTTATTTCGAGTTTATTTGACAACCATGAGATTGCTGATGAACGGAAGTTCATCCTGGATGAATTCGCTTACATTACAAACGCTATCTTTACCGATGCTGAGGACCAGTCAGTTTGGTTTTACACAAAATGGTTCATCAAATATGTTAATGTATCGAAGGTTTTGGGTCATGGAGAATACATAAGACAGTTGCAGGATCTGAAAAGCAACATCATTGCCATCAATCAAGATGACGTGGAATTCTCAGGTAAAGAGAATAACTGGTGTCtcaaaattttgatctttatAGAAGGCATCGAGCAGGAACTAGGACTGCAGATTGAATCTCACTCAGAGGCTTATTTGAAGCAACTGATCATTGCTGATCCGTTGAGGAAAAACAGGTACCTAAGTTTAATAGCCAAGCGGACCTGA
- the HCA4 gene encoding RNA-dependent ATPase HCA4 (ancestral locus Anc_5.241) — MGKVRNSKTSLRKEQRKKEAEYINDLERRIEEYDPKTSKAVFFKDLPISDATLKGLKEASFVKLTEIQRDSIPVSLKNRDVLGAAKTGSGKTLAFLVPVLEKLYRARWTEFDGLGALIISPTRELAMQIYEVLTKIGGHTSFSAGLVIGGKDVKFESERISRINILIGTPGRILQHMDQAVGLNTDNLQMLVLDEADRCLDMGFKKTLDAIVSNLPPSRQTLLFSATQSQSLDDLTRLSLTDYQTVGAPKSAHADNGENGLSTPETLQQSYITVELADKLDILFSFIKTHLKSKMIVFLSSSKQVHFVYETFRKMQPGISLMHLHGRQKQTARTETLDKFSRAQQVCLIATDVVARGIDFPGVDWVIQVDCPEDVDTYIHRVGRSARYGKRGKSLIMLTPREQEGFLKRLKTKNIEPNLLTIKQSKKKSIKPQLQSLLFKDPELKYLGQKAFISYVRSIYIQKDKEVFKFEDLPTEEFAQSLGLPGAPKIKIKGMKAIERAKTLKNTSRQLLSLSKTSEDGEPINEKTREVKTKYDKMFGRKNQTVLSEHYLNITKSNAQEDEDENFMTVKRQNHKLNEDELPELTVPTSKRSIKKALSKKASLSSKGNATKMVFDDEGTAHPVYELEGEEEFHKKGSAESQKKEFLEKETKVMAAVDSDDKKLAKEKRQEKKRKRLEAMRREMEAELAEEYSDEAETVAQLGTGNLSDDMEDDYESDSDENGRQSKKHKSVNYKRHAAVVEDHGDFIEVEEPHTLEDLESLTARLIES, encoded by the coding sequence ATGGGAAAAGTTCGTAATTCTAAGACTTCTCTACGGAAGGAGCAGCGTAAGAAAGAAGCCGAGTATATCAATGATTTAGAGCGAAGAATCGAAGAATACGATCCGAAGACTTCGAAAGCTgtttttttcaaggatTTGCCCATAAGCGATGCTACTTTAAAAGGTCTGAAGGAGGCCTCTTTTGTGAAGCTTACCGAGATTCAGCGCGACTCAATTCCAGTGTCATTGAAAAATCGCGACGTTCTCGGTGCTGCCAAGACTGGTTCGGGCAAGACGTTGGCGTTTCTGGTTCCTGTGCTGGAGAAACTTTATCGTGCGAGATGGACCGAATTCGACGGGCTGGGAGCTCTTATTATATCTCCGACCAGAGAACTGGCTATGCAGATCTACGAAGTGCTGACTAAGATTGGTGGCCACACTTCGTTTTCTGCAGGGCTGGTCATTGGGGGAAAGGATGTGAAGTTTGAATCGGAGCGAATCTCAAGGATCAATATTCTTATTGGGACACCGGGACGGATCTTGCAGCATATGGACCAGGCTGTTGGGTTGAATACCGACAATTTGCAAATGCTGGTGCTGGATGAGGCCGACAGGTGTCTGGATATGGGATTCAAGAAAACGTTGGACGCGATAGTGAGCAATTTGCCGCCATCAAGGCAGACTCTGCTGTTTTCCGCAACGCAATCTCAGTCATTGGATGATCTAACGAGATTGTCTTTAACTGATTATCAAACTGTCGGGGCGCCTAAAAGTGCTCATGCGGATAACGGAGAGAATGGGCTGTCAACTCCGGAAACGTTGCAGCAATCCTACATAACCGTTGAGCTCGCCGACAAATTGGATATTTTATTCAGCTTTATCAAGACCCATTTAAAGAGTAAAATGATTGTGTTCCTTTCAAGCTCTAAGCAGGTGCATTTCGTGTATGAGACCTTCAGAAAGATGCAACCAGGTATCTCACTAATGCATCTTCACGGCAGACAGAAACAGACAGCAAGAACAGAGACGCTAGATAAGTTCAGCAGAGCTCAGCAGGTTTGTCTCATCGCTACGGATGTGGTCGCCAGAGGTATCGATTTTCCCGGCGTTGATTGGGTGATTCAAGTTGACTGCCCAGAAGACGTCGATACGTACATTCACAGAGTTGGCAGATCAGCAAGATATGGGAAGCGCGGCAAATCTCTGATCATGCTAACTCCACGAGAGCAAGAAGGTTTCCTGAAGCGgttgaagacgaagaaCATAGAGCCAAACCTGCTTACGATCAAGCAATCGAAAAAGAAATCGATCAAACCTCAACTACAGTCATTATTATTCAAGGACCCCGAACTCAAGTATCTGGGCCAAAAGGCATTTATTTCTTACGTCAGATCAATATACATCCAAAAGGACAAGGaagttttcaaatttgaagatctgcCCACCGAAGAGTTCGCCCAGTCTCTTGGTTTGCCCGGTGCTCCAAAGATTAAGATAAAGGGAATGAAGGCCATCGAACGTGCAAAGACTTTGAAAAACACCTCAAGACAGCTACTGTCGCTATCGAAAACCTCCGAGGATGGCGAACCCATCAATGAGAAGACAAGGGAAGTGAAGACTAAATATGATAAGATGTTTGGACGTAAGAACCAAACAGTCCTAAGCGAACATTACCTGAACATAACTAAATCGAACGCGcaggaggacgaggatgaaaatTTCATGACTGTAAAACGTCAAAATCACAAGCTCAATGAGGATGAGCTCCCTGAACTCACTGTACCAACgtcaaagagatcgatcaagaaagcactctcaaagaaagccTCGCTATCGTCTAAAGGTAATGCGACAAAAATGGTCTTCGATGATGAGGGAACCGCTCATCCGGTATATGAGCTAgagggagaagaagagtttcATAAGAAAGGTAGTGCTGAaagccagaagaaagagtttCTCGAGAAAGAGACAAAAGTTATGGCAGCAGTTGATTCTGATGATAAAAAGCTGGCTAAGGAAAAACggcaggagaagaagagaaagcgTTTGGAGGCAATGAGGAGGGAGATGGAAGCCGAACTTGCCGAAGAATACAGTGATGAGGCAGAGACGGTTGCTCAACTGGGTACGGGCAATCTCAGCGACGATATGGAAGATGACTACGAGTCGGATTCAGACGAAAATGGTCGCCAAAGCAAGAAGCACAAATCCGTTAACTACAAGCGCCACGCCGCagttgttgaagatcacGGCGACTTTATTGAGGTTGAAGAACCACATACTCTGGAAGATTTGGAATCGCTCACAGCCAGGTTGATTGAAAGTTGA
- the CCT8 gene encoding chaperonin-containing T-complex subunit CCT8 (ancestral locus Anc_5.246) — translation MSLKLPQNPNSGLFKQGYNSYSNADGQINKSINAIREIHQMCLTSMGPCGRNKVIVNHLGKVIVTNDAATMLRELDIVHPAVKVLVMATEQQKIDMGDNTNLVMILAGELLMVCEKLIALGLSAVEIIQGFNMAKNFTLQELDKLVIGEITEKTDKDELIKVIKPVISSKKYGSEDLLSKLVAEAVSHVLPRSESSSPYFNVDSIRVVKIMGGSLSNSTVIKGMVFNREPEGHVKSLPEGVKHKVAVFTCPIDIANTETKGTVLLHNAQEMLDFSKGEEEQIDGMMKEIADMGITCVIAGAGVGELALHYLNRYKILVLKVPSKFELRRICRVCGATPLPRLGAPTPEEIGIVETVKTTEIGGDRVTVFKQELDEITRTATIVLRGATQNNLDDIERAIDDGVAAIKGLMKPAGGKLLPGAGATEIELVSRITNYGERTPGLLQLAIKQFALAFEVVPRTLAETAGLDVNDVLPNLYAAHTIISGEEELQNDDGLYKGIDIQNETSQGVKDIREEGIYDMLAPKKFAINVATEAATTILSIDQIIMAKRAGGPTPPPQGPRPGNWDHDD, via the coding sequence ATGTCATTGAAACTACCTCAAAACCCCAACAGTGGTCTGTTCAAGCAGGGGTACAATAGTTACTCCAATGCCGACGGGCAAATCAACAAGTCGATCAATGCAATTCGTGAGATACATCAGATGTGTCTCACTTCAATGGGTCCATGTGGTCGGAACAAGGTAATTGTGAATCATTTGGGGAAAGTTATTGTTACCAACGATGCGGCCACGATGCTTCGAGAACTGGATATCGTCCATCCTGCTGTGAAAGTTCTGGTGATGGCCACGGAACAACAGAAGATTGACATGGGTGATAACACCAATTTGGTGATGATTCTAGCAGGCGAGCTTCTAATGGTGTGCGAAAAGCTAATTGCCTTAGGCCTTTCAGCTGTTGAGATCATTCAAGGTTTCAACATGGCCAAGAACTTCACGCTACAGGAGTTGGATAAGCTAGTCATCGGGGAGATCACTGAGAAGACAGATAAAGATGAATTGATTAAAGTAATCAAACCAGTGATCTCATCTAAAAAATACGGAAGCGAGGATCTGTTGAGCAAGCTGGTTGCTGAAGCGGTGTCGCATGTGTTGCCCCGGTCTGAATCCAGCTCGCCATACTTCAACGTCGATTCCATCAGAGTAGTCAAAATAATGGGTGGCTCTTTGTCCAACTCTACTGTTATCAAAGGCATGGTGTTTAACCGTGAGCCAGAGGGTCATGTCAAATCACTTCCAGAGGGCGTAAAGCATAAGGTTGCGGTCTTTACCTGTCCGATCGATATTGCCAACACAGAGACCAAGGGAACTGTCCTTTTGCATAACGCACAAGAAATGCTTGACTTCTCCAAAGGTGAGGAGGAGCAGATCGATGGGATGATGAAGGAAATCGCCGACATGGGCATTACCTGCGTTATAGCGGGCGCCGGAGTCGGTGAGCTAGCATTGCACTATCTGAACAGATACAAGATTTTAGTGCTCAAGGTTCCAAGCAAGTTTGAACTAAGAAGAATTTGCAGAGTTTGCGGAGCAACTCCTCTGCCAAGACTAGGTGCTCCAACCCCTGAAGAAATCGGTATTGTGGAGACAGTGAAGACGACAGAAATAGGAGGTGATAGAGTAACTGTTTTCAAGCAGGAGTTAGATGAGATTACGAGAACGGCTACCATCGTCCTGAGAGGTGCCACTCAAAATAACTTGGATGATATCGAAAGAGCAATCGATGATGGTGTCGCAGCCATCAAGGGACTGATGAAACCAGCAGGTGGTAAATTGCTTCCTGGGGCCGGTGCTACGGAGATCGAGCTCGTCTCAAGAATCACAAACTATGGGGAGAGAACACCGGGTCTACTGCAGCTAGCCATCAAGCAATTTGCACTAGCTTTTGAGGTCGTGCCACGTACGTTGGCCGAAACTGCGGGCCTAGACGTCAATGATGTTCTCCCAAATTTATACGCTGCTCACACAATCATCAGcggcgaagaagagctgcAAAACGATGACGGCCTATATAAAGGCATTGACATTCAAAACGAAACATCGCAAGGTGTGAAGGACATTAGGGAAGAAGGAATTTACGATATGCTCGCGCCAAAGAAATTCGCCATCAATGTCGCTACAGAGGCCGCCACAACAATTTTGTCGATCGACCAGATTATCATGGCTAAGAGGGCTGGTGGCCCCACACCTCCCCCACAAGGTCCAAGGCCAGGCAACTGGGATCACGACGATTAA
- the PML1 gene encoding Pml1p (ancestral locus Anc_5.240): MEMWRKRQSGENRTQLKRSKQGLPKQILPKFEPSGLLELESNSKEGVLLKHVEPSDARCPKDFWAKNRVPLKNRHIFQAVLYRKGEEVPMRTYDLELKSSYIIGRGVGRSWDDSEEKEVVVADIVIPEETCSKQHCAIQFREVRGRLAAYVIDLESSNGTNLNGVRLPAARYVELRSGDIINPSAVADDESDYDIVFVNANFQSM, encoded by the coding sequence ATGGAGATGTGGAGGAAGAGGCAGTCTGGCGAAAATAGAACACAGCTGAAGAGGTCCAAGCAGGGGCTGCCGAAGCAGATTCTGCCGAAGTTTGAACCTTCCGGGTTGCTAGAATTGGAATCGAATAGTAAGGAGGGAGTTTTACTTAAACATGTCGAACCGTCAGATGCTCGATGTCCGAAGGATTTCTGGGCCAAGAATAGGGTTCCGTTGAAAAATCGACATATATTCCAAGCAGTCCTGTACAGGAAGGGAGAAGAGGTGCCGATGAGAACATACGATTTGGAATTAAAGAGTAGTTATATCATCGGCCGAGGCGTCGGAAGGAGCTGGGATGATAGCGAGGAAAAGGAGGTCGTCGTTGCGGATATCGTTATCCCTGAAGAGACGTGCTCAAAACAACATTGTGCGATTCAATTCCGAGAGGTGAGAGGACGATTGGCAGCCTATGTGATTGATCTAGAGTCGTCAAATGGGACAAACTTGAACGGCGTTAGATTGCCAGCAGCTAGGTACGTGGAGCTGCGAAGTGGTGACATAATTAATCCCAGTGCTGTCGCGGACGATGAATCCGACTACGATATTGTCTTCGTAAATGCAAATTTCCAATCTATGTAA
- the MAD2 gene encoding spindle checkpoint protein MAD2 (ancestral locus Anc_5.244) → MSRPISLRGSTKTITEFFEYSINSILYQRGVYPQDDFTTAKKYGLTLLKTTDDELKAYIRVVLLQVHKWLIGRKCNKLVLCVVDKDEGEVVERWAFDIHHVGKDEDAEDSRIGEQVDPDQTQNQIRALIRQITASVTFLPELANEGNYTFNVLAYTDANAKVPLEWSDSDSKTISNGETVQFKSFRTDDHRVSAQVSYKH, encoded by the coding sequence ATGTCAAGACCCATCTCATTGAGAGGCTCCACGAAGACCATTACTGAATTTTTTGAGTATAGCATCAATTCTATCCTATACCAGCGAGGTGTGTATCCCCAAGACGACTTCACAACTGCCAAGAAGTATGGTTTAACGCTGCTCAAGACTACCgatgatgaattgaagGCATATATTCGTGTGGTTCTACTCCAGGTGCATAAGTGGCTAATAGGCAGAAAATGCAACAAGCTGGTCTTATGCGTTGTGGACAAAGATGAAGGTGAAGTCGTTGAGCGATGGGCCTTTGACATTCACCACGTTGGtaaggatgaagatgctGAGGACAGTAGGATTGGTGAGCAAGTAGACCCTGATCAGACACAGAATCAAATAAGAGCACTTATAAGACAAATAACAGCCAGTGTCACTTTCCTTCCAGAACTGGCGAATGAAGGCAACTACACTTTCAATGTGTTGGCTTACACGGATGCCAATGCCAAGGTACCTCTTGAGTGGAGTGACTCAGACAGTAAGACCATTAGTAATGGTGAAACCGTACAATTCAAGAGTTTCCGCACCGATGATCATAGGGTTTCAGCCCAAGTTAGCTACAAACATTAG
- the CTK2 gene encoding Ctk2p (ancestral locus Anc_5.242): MIGVNGSLLQALDIIPSDELSRWNSLRSRGSTAIMSSKFETQLLVSRPYLTKKQLSKLQNSTIPDRRAYNQKKIAIFKFLSDICVQLKFPRRTLETAIYFYQRFYVFNRFETELCHTVATSCLLLSCKQVETIKKANEICSISLRLRSAAKVTPEIIDGFKKRVLQIELRILEACAFDYRVNNMVHIDEYVVKIGKDLNLEVLTCHLAWIIAYDVLKLEILLMVPQHIIAIAVLKTAHELVHGKTGWPKIRYNAFEADEKSVSQAYFDILNFYINSFTVSDLPDNLPEGIPPVSIDTFIGLKKNAGQEFGLEEITEKAIEADAYLTTPRDYSIRERRYVLSAQLVADEANHSTTSKP, translated from the coding sequence ATGATTGGTGTAAACGGCTCTCTACTTCAGGCCCTCGACATTATTccaagcgatgagctgtcGAGATGGAACTCGTTAAGGTCAAGAGGCTCGACAGCTATCATGTCTTCCAAGTTTGAAACGCAATTGCTCGTGTCGAGACCCTATCTCACAAAAAAacagctttcaaagctccAGAACAGCACCATACCAGATCGGCGAGCATATAATCAGAAAAAGATCgctatcttcaagtttttaAGCGACATTTGCGTCCAGTTGAAGTTTCCTAGAAGAACTTTGGAGACTGCCATTTATTTCTATCAGAGGTTCTACGTCTTCAACAGGTTCGAGACTGAGTTATGTCATACTGTAGCTACAAGCTgtctgctgctgagctgCAAGCAAGTGGAAACTATCAAGAAGGCGAATGAAATTTGCAGCATTTCTTTGAGGTTACGAAGTGCTGCTAAGGTAACGCCGGAGATCATCGATGGCTTCAAAAAGAGGGTCCTTCAAATAGAGCTCCGAATACTGGAGGCATGCGCTTTCGACTATAGGGTGAACAATATGGTCCACATCGATGAGTACGTAGTGAAAATAGGGAAAGACTTGAATTTGGAAGTTTTAACTTGTCATTTGGCGTGGATAATTGCATATGATGTTCTGAAATTGGAGATACTGTTAATGGTACCCCAGCATATAATTGCCATTGCAGTACTTAAGACCGCACATGAATTAGTACATGGAAAGACTGGCTGGCCAAAGATAAGATACAACgcatttgaagctgatgaaaaatcGGTAAGCCAAGCTTATTTCGATATCCTGAATTTCTACATCAACTCTTTTACAGTCAGCGATCTGCCGGATAATTTGCCGGAAGGCATCCCGCCAGTTAGTATCGATACATTCATTGGATTAAAGAAAAATGCAGGCCAGGAGTTTGGGCTTGAGGAGATCACTGAAAAGGCTATCGAAGCAGATGCATATCTAACCACACCAAGAGATTACTCAATACGAGAACGCAGATACGTTCTCTCAGCCCAGTTAGTGGCTGACGAGGCAAACCACTCGACGACAAGTAAGCCTTAA